A single window of Acetohalobium arabaticum DSM 5501 DNA harbors:
- the leuS gene encoding leucine--tRNA ligase, with translation MGDSYDFTNIEEKWQQYWEEEQLFETELDPDKPKHYTLEMFPYPSGNLHMGHVRVYSIGDVIARFKRMQGYNVLHPMGWDSFGLPAENAAIERDIHPNSWTWDNIANMKKQLKSLGLSYDWNREVATCHPDYYKWTQWLFLQLYKEDLAYKQESAVNWCPGCETVLANEQVVNGGCERCDTEVEEKNLAQWFFKITEYADELLEDHELLDDWPDRVKTMQQNWIGRSEGVEIKFPIDGLDEELEVFTTRPDTVYGATYMVLAPEHPLVEELTSGTEQEEEVMDFVSEMKEKDDEERTSQESEKRGVFTGGYAVNPMTEERIPILVANYVLMSYGTGAIMAVPAHDQRDFDFAKKYDLDIRVVVQPEDEEMSGDTLEEAYTDDGVIVNSGMLNGLDTDEAFDKIADYMEENNIGNKEINYRLRDWLVSRQRYWGTPIPIIYCDECGAVPVPEEELPVELPTDVEITGHGQSPLAQVDEFVNTTCPECGKAAQRETDTMDTFVDSSWYFLRYTDSGNEEEIFDSKKANYWMNVDQYVGGIEHAILHLLYARFFMKFISDLGIADAKEPFERLLAQGMVLKDGAKMSKSKGNVVDPLEIIDNYGADTARLFMLFAAPPQKDLEWDDEGVKGASRFLDRVWRVTAEYTDQIKEIDLDNLQIDNLDKSEKELYRSVHLAIKDVTEDLDNRKQFNTAISSIMELINSLYQYRDQAAEENIELIALAVKTAILLLSPFAPHITEELWSKLGQSESVHCQEWPEYKEEALKKDEITIVVQINGNVRDRVEVAPNIEEEELKELVLAQDKVQDYLTEDKELVKTIVVPKKLVNLVIQ, from the coding sequence ATGGGAGATAGTTATGATTTCACGAATATCGAAGAAAAATGGCAGCAATATTGGGAAGAGGAGCAATTATTTGAGACTGAATTAGATCCGGACAAGCCGAAGCATTATACACTGGAGATGTTTCCTTATCCATCTGGTAATCTACATATGGGACATGTTAGGGTTTATTCTATTGGAGACGTAATTGCCAGATTTAAACGGATGCAGGGCTATAATGTATTACATCCGATGGGCTGGGATTCCTTCGGACTACCTGCAGAGAATGCAGCTATCGAACGGGATATTCATCCTAACAGTTGGACTTGGGATAATATTGCTAATATGAAGAAGCAGTTAAAGAGTTTAGGGCTCAGTTATGATTGGAACCGTGAGGTAGCTACCTGTCATCCTGATTATTATAAATGGACGCAGTGGTTATTTTTACAGCTGTATAAGGAAGACTTAGCTTATAAACAGGAGTCTGCTGTTAACTGGTGTCCAGGCTGTGAAACTGTATTAGCCAATGAACAGGTAGTTAATGGAGGTTGTGAACGGTGTGATACAGAAGTAGAGGAGAAGAATTTAGCTCAGTGGTTTTTTAAAATTACTGAGTATGCTGATGAATTACTGGAGGACCATGAGTTACTGGATGACTGGCCTGATAGAGTTAAGACAATGCAGCAGAACTGGATTGGACGTAGTGAAGGTGTAGAGATTAAGTTTCCTATAGATGGACTGGATGAAGAGTTAGAGGTCTTTACAACTCGTCCGGATACAGTTTATGGAGCTACTTATATGGTATTAGCACCTGAACATCCCTTAGTAGAAGAATTAACTAGCGGAACTGAGCAGGAAGAAGAGGTTATGGACTTTGTATCAGAGATGAAGGAAAAGGATGATGAAGAGAGGACTTCTCAAGAATCTGAGAAGAGAGGAGTCTTTACTGGCGGTTATGCTGTAAATCCAATGACCGAGGAAAGGATTCCTATTTTAGTTGCTAATTATGTCTTAATGAGTTATGGAACGGGAGCTATTATGGCAGTGCCGGCCCATGATCAGCGAGACTTTGATTTTGCCAAAAAGTATGACCTGGATATTAGAGTAGTTGTGCAGCCAGAAGATGAAGAAATGAGCGGCGATACACTAGAGGAAGCCTATACTGATGATGGTGTGATTGTTAATTCCGGAATGTTAAATGGTCTCGATACTGATGAAGCCTTTGATAAGATAGCAGATTATATGGAAGAGAATAATATTGGTAATAAAGAGATTAATTATCGGCTGCGAGACTGGCTAGTCTCCCGGCAGAGATATTGGGGTACACCGATTCCAATCATTTATTGTGATGAATGTGGAGCTGTTCCAGTACCAGAAGAAGAGCTGCCGGTTGAACTGCCGACGGATGTAGAGATTACAGGACATGGCCAGTCGCCGTTAGCTCAGGTAGATGAGTTTGTGAATACTACCTGCCCCGAGTGTGGTAAGGCGGCCCAAAGAGAGACAGATACTATGGATACCTTTGTTGATTCCTCCTGGTACTTTTTAAGATATACTGATTCGGGAAATGAAGAAGAAATTTTTGATTCCAAGAAGGCAAATTACTGGATGAATGTTGACCAGTATGTCGGCGGTATTGAACATGCTATTTTACATCTTTTATATGCGCGGTTCTTTATGAAGTTTATTAGCGACTTGGGTATAGCTGATGCTAAAGAGCCTTTTGAGCGGCTTTTGGCCCAGGGAATGGTACTTAAAGATGGTGCTAAAATGTCTAAATCTAAAGGCAATGTAGTAGATCCATTGGAGATTATCGATAATTACGGTGCTGATACTGCAAGATTATTTATGCTCTTTGCTGCACCTCCCCAGAAGGATCTGGAATGGGATGATGAAGGTGTTAAGGGTGCATCCAGATTTTTAGATCGAGTCTGGAGGGTTACTGCTGAATATACTGATCAGATTAAGGAGATAGATTTAGATAATCTTCAGATAGATAATCTAGATAAATCAGAAAAAGAGCTTTACCGCAGTGTACATCTAGCTATTAAGGATGTAACTGAGGATTTAGATAATAGAAAGCAGTTCAATACTGCTATTAGTTCGATTATGGAGTTAATAAATAGTCTTTATCAATATCGAGATCAGGCAGCTGAAGAAAATATTGAGTTAATAGCTTTAGCTGTTAAGACAGCTATATTACTCTTATCTCCGTTTGCCCCTCATATAACTGAAGAATTATGGTCTAAATTAGGCCAGTCGGAAAGTGTTCATTGTCAGGAATGGCCTGAATATAAAGAAGAAGCATTAAAGAAGGATGAGATTACGATTGTTGTTCAGATTAATGGTAATGTAAGGGATCGAGTTGAAGTAGCTCCTAATATTGAAGAAGAGGAGTTAAAGGAATTAGTTTTAGCTCAAGATAAGGTTCAAGACTATCTAACAGAAGATAAAGAGTTAGTTAAGACAATTGTAGTACCTAAGAAACTGGTTAACTTAGTGATTCAGTAA
- a CDS encoding helix-hairpin-helix domain-containing protein: MLRFTKREEMILLVIIITLVIGSGIIAVNYFTDKKSEKAFVADNTAKKSVESKEEKLEQKQQSEDKELDEILVQVGGEINQPGVYKLREGSRIFQLLDKAGGITSKADLDQMNLVKELKDGEKIIVPKEVTTEKKTAIQGDNQKKTEQDKINLNTATKNELQQLYRIGPALSDRIIEYRNQHGGFNKISELKEVSRIGEKIFQENKERLTVR; encoded by the coding sequence ATGCTTAGGTTTACTAAACGGGAAGAAATGATTTTATTGGTAATTATAATTACCTTAGTAATCGGCAGCGGAATAATAGCAGTCAATTATTTTACAGATAAGAAATCAGAAAAGGCGTTTGTAGCAGATAATACCGCAAAGAAATCTGTAGAATCAAAAGAAGAGAAATTAGAACAGAAGCAGCAGTCGGAGGATAAAGAATTGGATGAAATTTTAGTTCAAGTTGGAGGTGAGATCAATCAGCCTGGGGTTTATAAATTAAGGGAGGGAAGTAGGATCTTTCAATTATTAGATAAGGCAGGTGGCATAACTTCAAAGGCCGATTTAGACCAGATGAATTTAGTTAAAGAATTAAAGGACGGGGAGAAGATAATTGTTCCTAAAGAGGTTACAACAGAGAAAAAGACAGCAATTCAAGGAGATAACCAAAAGAAAACTGAACAAGATAAAATTAATTTAAATACTGCAACTAAGAATGAATTACAGCAGTTATATCGAATTGGGCCTGCTTTATCTGATAGAATTATTGAGTATCGCAATCAACACGGCGGTTTCAATAAGATATCGGAATTAAAGGAAGTATCACGAATTGGTGAAAAGATTTTTCAAGAGAATAAGGAACGATTGACAGTCCGATGA
- a CDS encoding DNA internalization-related competence protein ComEC/Rec2: protein MSLGKEFKAPFLIILFSLAAGIGLGFMLDISLLILIISQIGLIIGIIICWYYELELSKVLILIFILLAGLTLVQNLEYQYQNSKVVTDYAGEYIKVKGRVVEKSKAKKETKYILEPEMVIQEGKEDRLKHGKVLLKLKDEGYNYGDVLEVTGRLRLPMTNRNPGGFSYRDYLKQQGVYSLLSDRKVDRIRLIGNKGNPLIKLSLQFKSHAGKILDKTVDEPYNLLLRGLLLGEKELLPNEIMNKFEQVGLNHLLVISGFHIGLLVLILNSICRGLKLPVKLADLMAIFLIIGYIIITYGQASVVRAGTVVILYIIGRWFNRKVNIYNILSLVAVIILIYNPYYLLRPSFQLSFMVVYSIIYLTPVLQRRLFFLPSFVARVLAASIAAQLGAFPILVYHFNRISFGPIIGNILVMPVVSLIIFLGFISLLVGNLHLIFAQLLNNISYLLSTFLLELVGYLMKFDFLTFKLPRPNLLVIGIYYFLFFQSRDLLAEEIIPNFQRKREKIILGLLIILLCILVSEFSYILDDGLEAVFLDVGQGSASLLSLPSGKKVLIDGGPDKDLVADFLYQNGVSQLELIILSHFHSDHYKGLFRVIKEFEVDRVLVPEPAVQNEIVSSFFQMLKKKGIDYREIKGGGKYDLGKVKFNFYHYPGSISDPNNNSLITRLSYNDFQILFTGDAEKKVEEYLLQKKVPVDSEVLKVGHHGSDSSSKLDFLQQVKPKLSVISVGRWNRYNLPDAGVINRLESIEAEVFETKEEGAVIIESDGEKYWLQQR from the coding sequence ATGAGCTTAGGGAAAGAATTTAAAGCTCCTTTTTTGATTATATTATTTTCACTGGCAGCAGGAATAGGTTTAGGATTTATGCTTGATATTTCATTATTGATTTTGATAATCAGTCAAATAGGTTTAATAATCGGTATAATTATTTGTTGGTATTATGAGTTGGAGTTAAGTAAAGTATTAATTTTGATCTTTATTCTGCTGGCAGGCTTAACTCTAGTTCAGAATTTGGAGTATCAATACCAAAATTCTAAAGTAGTTACCGATTATGCTGGTGAATATATAAAAGTTAAAGGGAGGGTAGTTGAAAAATCTAAAGCCAAGAAGGAAACGAAGTATATTTTAGAGCCGGAAATGGTTATCCAGGAAGGTAAAGAGGATAGATTAAAGCACGGCAAGGTATTATTAAAGCTTAAAGATGAAGGATATAATTATGGTGATGTCTTAGAAGTTACTGGCCGACTACGGCTGCCGATGACCAATCGGAATCCAGGAGGATTTTCTTATCGTGATTATCTAAAGCAGCAGGGAGTCTACAGTCTATTATCGGATAGGAAAGTAGATAGGATTAGATTAATCGGTAATAAAGGAAATCCATTAATAAAATTAAGTTTACAGTTTAAGTCGCATGCTGGTAAGATACTGGATAAAACAGTAGATGAGCCTTATAATCTTTTATTAAGAGGATTATTATTGGGAGAAAAAGAATTACTTCCGAATGAAATTATGAATAAATTTGAACAGGTAGGGCTAAATCATTTGTTGGTAATTTCTGGATTTCATATTGGACTGTTAGTTTTGATTCTAAATAGTATCTGCCGCGGTTTGAAGCTGCCGGTTAAGTTGGCTGATTTGATGGCGATATTCTTAATTATAGGCTATATAATTATTACTTATGGACAGGCTTCAGTAGTTAGAGCAGGAACAGTAGTGATTCTTTATATCATAGGAAGATGGTTTAATCGTAAAGTAAATATCTATAATATTTTATCACTGGTTGCTGTGATTATATTAATTTATAATCCGTATTATCTGTTACGGCCTAGTTTTCAGCTGTCTTTTATGGTTGTGTATAGTATTATTTATTTAACTCCTGTACTGCAGAGGCGTCTGTTCTTCTTACCTAGCTTTGTAGCAAGAGTGTTAGCAGCTTCAATAGCAGCTCAGCTGGGTGCCTTTCCAATTCTGGTTTATCACTTTAATCGGATATCTTTTGGGCCGATAATAGGAAATATCTTAGTAATGCCGGTAGTAAGTCTGATTATTTTCTTGGGGTTTATCTCCTTATTAGTTGGAAATCTACATTTGATCTTTGCCCAGTTACTGAATAATATTAGTTATTTATTATCTACTTTTTTGTTAGAGTTAGTTGGTTACTTAATGAAGTTTGATTTTCTAACATTTAAGCTGCCTAGGCCTAATCTTTTAGTAATTGGTATCTATTATTTTTTATTTTTTCAATCCCGGGATCTCTTAGCTGAAGAAATTATTCCTAATTTTCAGCGGAAAAGAGAGAAGATTATCCTTGGTTTATTAATTATTCTACTCTGTATTTTAGTGTCAGAGTTCAGTTATATTCTTGATGATGGATTAGAAGCAGTATTTTTAGATGTTGGTCAGGGAAGTGCTTCTCTATTATCCTTACCGTCAGGGAAGAAAGTCTTGATTGATGGTGGGCCTGATAAGGATTTAGTAGCTGATTTTTTATACCAGAATGGGGTCTCTCAGTTGGAATTAATTATTCTTTCACATTTTCATAGTGATCATTACAAAGGGTTATTTAGAGTAATCAAGGAGTTTGAGGTGGATAGAGTATTGGTTCCAGAACCAGCAGTACAGAATGAAATAGTTAGTAGCTTCTTTCAGATGCTAAAGAAAAAAGGGATTGATTATAGAGAGATAAAAGGGGGAGGAAAGTATGATTTAGGAAAGGTGAAATTTAATTTTTATCATTATCCAGGTAGTATATCTGATCCTAATAATAATTCTTTGATTACAAGATTAAGTTATAATGATTTCCAGATATTATTTACTGGTGATGCAGAAAAGAAAGTAGAGGAGTATCTATTACAAAAGAAGGTTCCTGTGGATAGCGAAGTCTTAAAAGTAGGTCACCACGGTAGTGATTCCTCCAGTAAATTAGACTTTTTACAGCAGGTTAAGCCTAAGCTATCTGTAATTTCAGTGGGCAGATGGAATAGATATAATCTACCTGATGCAGGTGTGATTAATAGATTAGAAAGTATAGAAGCAGAAGTATTTGAAACAAAAGAAGAGGGAGCAGTTATTATCGAAAGTGATGGTGAAAAATATTGGCTACAACAGAGGTAA
- a CDS encoding tyrosine-type recombinase/integrase, translated as MKLINLMEDFLQWIEVEKGYADSTIKAYEYDILLFLRWYDGGEIIQGENKEDLKIKLKRIELENVTLEELRKFVVYLAQELDYSNTTRCRKIASLKSFWNYLCKVRKLTDNIASDLSLPKKEPTTEIYLKQKEINQLFVAIDEISRNIIRDKSILAVLLYTGIRVSECINLNLSDIDLESRILRIVKGKGGKSRMIGINKELMPYIKDYLQKRQQVLIEGNPLFLSERGNRLNKRTLQYHFKRWVEEAGLPDEVTVHKCRHTFLSHLCQNGASLAEIKQISGHKNLASLQRYLHNDQKRLNKIVNKVSYK; from the coding sequence ATGAAACTAATAAATTTAATGGAGGATTTTTTACAGTGGATTGAAGTAGAAAAGGGTTATGCTGATTCTACTATTAAAGCCTATGAATATGATATTCTTCTCTTTTTAAGATGGTATGATGGCGGTGAAATAATACAGGGAGAGAATAAAGAAGATTTAAAGATTAAATTAAAAAGGATTGAATTGGAAAATGTAACCTTGGAAGAATTAAGAAAGTTTGTAGTGTATTTAGCCCAAGAATTGGATTATTCTAATACAACACGCTGCCGTAAGATAGCGTCTCTTAAGTCTTTCTGGAATTATTTATGTAAAGTTAGAAAGTTAACTGATAATATAGCATCTGACCTTTCACTGCCTAAAAAGGAACCGACAACAGAAATTTATTTAAAACAGAAAGAGATTAATCAACTATTTGTAGCTATTGATGAGATATCAAGGAATATTATTAGAGATAAATCTATTCTAGCTGTATTATTATATACCGGAATCCGGGTTAGTGAATGTATTAATCTGAATCTATCTGATATTGATCTGGAAAGTAGGATTCTCCGGATAGTAAAGGGCAAAGGCGGTAAGTCGCGGATGATAGGGATTAATAAGGAATTAATGCCGTATATTAAGGACTATCTACAGAAGCGGCAGCAAGTTTTGATAGAGGGAAATCCGTTATTTTTAAGCGAAAGAGGGAATCGTTTGAATAAAAGGACTCTGCAGTATCACTTCAAACGTTGGGTTGAAGAAGCAGGGCTGCCAGATGAAGTGACAGTTCATAAGTGTAGACATACTTTCTTAAGCCATCTATGCCAGAATGGAGCCTCGCTGGCAGAAATCAAACAGATCTCTGGCCATAAGAATCTTGCTAGTCTGCAGAGGTACTTACATAATGACCAAAAACGTCTTAATAAGATTGTAAATAAGGTCTCCTATAAATAG
- a CDS encoding sensor histidine kinase codes for MKWKSNLRIKYIIIILLTQSFLLLIFNIKSHITSFKLPSVLLNIILFISICLSFLSIIMIKEAIKLINHEMKFKLQKVKLEEKEKLIESLRSQKHDFANHLQTLYGMVQLGKNKKAQKYIKSLSKDLANLKYEQTEVTNTILDSILVPKKEKAANESLKFNYQIDEGIENIKLPLNKIFRIVSNLVDNAIDATKDFNEECRIEIKGRNGSEEYILNVFNTGPIIEDKLVGEILEAGFSSKGAKRGYGLHIVKELVKEAGGRLEIESKPDYGTEFICYFPKD; via the coding sequence ATGAAATGGAAAAGTAATTTAAGAATAAAATATATAATAATCATTCTATTAACTCAGTCATTCCTATTATTAATATTTAATATTAAAAGCCATATTACTTCTTTTAAATTACCATCCGTATTATTAAATATCATTCTATTTATCAGTATCTGCTTATCATTTCTATCAATTATTATGATTAAAGAAGCAATTAAACTGATCAACCATGAAATGAAATTCAAACTACAAAAAGTTAAATTAGAAGAAAAAGAAAAATTAATCGAAAGCTTAAGAAGCCAGAAGCATGACTTTGCCAATCATCTCCAGACACTTTACGGTATGGTACAGCTCGGTAAGAATAAAAAAGCCCAGAAGTATATTAAATCCTTAAGCAAAGACCTGGCTAATCTCAAGTATGAGCAAACCGAAGTTACTAATACCATTTTAGACTCAATCCTAGTTCCTAAAAAAGAAAAAGCAGCTAATGAAAGCCTTAAATTTAATTATCAAATTGATGAAGGTATTGAAAATATAAAACTACCCCTTAATAAAATATTTCGCATAGTATCCAATTTAGTTGATAATGCAATAGATGCTACTAAAGACTTCAATGAAGAATGTAGAATTGAAATTAAAGGAAGAAATGGAAGTGAGGAATACATCTTAAATGTCTTCAATACAGGTCCGATAATCGAAGATAAACTGGTAGGAGAAATACTTGAGGCCGGCTTTTCATCGAAAGGAGCCAAACGAGGTTATGGGCTGCATATTGTTAAAGAACTCGTAAAAGAAGCCGGCGGGAGATTGGAAATAGAAAGTAAACCGGATTATGGAACTGAATTTATATGTTACTTTCCTAAAGACTAG
- a CDS encoding accessory gene regulator ArgB-like protein, producing MSDKKGIELLSEKLVLGLFKDLSMEEKEVLSYGATILLSTLGTYLLLIFVSSLFNVTVLALTAVATSSLLRIFSGGVHASRFRNCALSGTIVFTTLGLIVSNFGSQIKNINILVCLLLITGSLIIYLYAPAEIKEKPITSQEKRARFKIYSFIVLSSLLLIYYIINLRTDYNYFVLAGLLGISWQLFTLTPIAYKLLGRNDNI from the coding sequence ATGAGTGATAAAAAGGGAATTGAATTATTAAGTGAAAAATTAGTTCTTGGTTTATTTAAAGATTTATCTATGGAAGAAAAGGAAGTCTTAAGCTATGGAGCAACAATTCTATTATCAACTTTAGGTACTTATTTATTGTTAATATTTGTTTCTTCACTATTTAATGTTACAGTTTTAGCTTTAACAGCAGTAGCTACTTCTTCACTGTTAAGAATCTTTTCAGGTGGAGTTCATGCCTCTAGATTTAGAAATTGTGCTCTATCTGGAACTATTGTCTTTACTACATTGGGATTGATTGTGAGTAACTTTGGAAGCCAAATCAAAAATATAAATATATTAGTGTGTCTTCTTTTAATAACAGGTTCATTGATTATCTATCTTTATGCACCGGCAGAGATTAAAGAAAAGCCGATTACTAGTCAAGAAAAACGGGCAAGATTTAAGATTTATTCTTTCATTGTTTTAAGTAGTTTATTATTGATCTATTATATTATCAATTTAAGAACAGACTATAATTATTTTGTGCTGGCAGGATTGTTAGGTATTTCATGGCAGCTATTTACACTAACACCTATAGCTTATAAACTACTTGGTAGAAATGATAATATTTGA
- a CDS encoding cyclic lactone autoinducer peptide: protein MKEAIAKLLKKATKANVASVSGIAYYQPEVPQAVKKEDK from the coding sequence ATGAAGGAAGCAATTGCTAAGTTATTAAAAAAGGCAACAAAGGCTAATGTAGCATCAGTAAGTGGTATTGCTTATTACCAACCAGAAGTACCACAGGCTGTAAAGAAAGAAGATAAGTAA